Proteins found in one uncultured Desulfuromonas sp. genomic segment:
- a CDS encoding lysophospholipid acyltransferase family protein yields the protein MKRIGDWLLMNVAPLLAAQIIRLLAVTSRKEIVGAEAVGELWQQDQPVILSFWHDQLLLMAQGYQGPGSQILISASKDGELIARTMHHLGQHAVRGSSSRGGRAAFKQLVRLAREAKDLVITPDGPRGPRHELKEGVVQLARLSGRPVVPMALVASRGHRFASWDRFLLPYPFGRLVYAYGTPQYCAKEDDPQQFRQRLEQAMTETQLNAEQRLESYGLSAV from the coding sequence ATGAAACGGATTGGCGACTGGCTGCTGATGAATGTTGCGCCCTTGTTGGCCGCGCAGATCATTCGTCTGTTGGCGGTGACATCACGCAAAGAGATTGTCGGTGCTGAGGCCGTGGGTGAATTATGGCAGCAGGACCAGCCGGTGATCCTGTCCTTCTGGCACGACCAACTTTTGCTCATGGCCCAAGGTTATCAAGGGCCGGGGTCGCAGATTTTGATCAGCGCCTCTAAAGATGGCGAGTTGATTGCCCGTACCATGCATCATTTGGGTCAACATGCCGTGCGTGGTTCATCCAGCCGCGGTGGCCGGGCCGCCTTCAAACAGTTAGTGCGTCTGGCGCGCGAAGCCAAAGATCTGGTGATTACGCCGGATGGCCCGCGAGGTCCACGCCATGAGTTAAAAGAAGGGGTGGTGCAACTGGCGCGTTTATCGGGGCGACCGGTGGTGCCGATGGCGTTAGTGGCCAGCCGTGGTCACCGTTTTGCGTCATGGGATCGTTTTTTGTTACCCTATCCATTCGGACGACTCGTATATGCCTATGGCACGCCCCAGTATTGTGCCAAAGAGGACGACCCGCAACAGTTTCGCCAGCGCTTGGAGCAG